From the Platichthys flesus chromosome 6, fPlaFle2.1, whole genome shotgun sequence genome, one window contains:
- the il17c gene encoding interleukin-17C, with translation MDLTQGLTLLLSSVWRCTMSRCLKKHELKDVAEKRLHYPQLMDVSPEAAAAADSEFSCPVQLYNQQPVELSDRSVSPWRYVRKTMKDHFPHEYAEAQCLCSGCILIQGQNPPQESHDYNSVPVLQSRGFLKRELCSGGEKYHLKLVTVQVAVGCTCARAKSS, from the exons ATGGATTTGACGCAG ggcctcaccctcctgctctcctcggTGTGGAGATGTACGATGAGCCGCTGTCTTAAGAAGCATGAACTGAAGGACGTTGCGGAGAAGAGGCTGCACTACCCTCAACTTATGGATGTGAGCCCTGAAGCGGCGGCAGCGGCCGACTCCGAGTTCTCCTGCCCGGTGCAGCTGTACAATCAGCAGCCTGTGGAGCTCAGTGACCGGTCCGTGTCCCCCTGGAGATACGT gaggaaaacCATGAAGGATCACTTCCCCCACGAGTACGCCGAGGCCCAGTGCCTGTGTTCAGGCTGCATCCTGATCCAGGGCCAGAATCCTCCCCAGGAGAGTCATGACTATAACTCGGTCCCCGTGCTGCAGAGCCGCGGCTTCCTGAAGAGGGAGCTCTGCAGCGGGGGGGAGAAATACCACCTGAAGCTTGTCACCGTGCAGGTCGCTGTGGGCTGCACCTGCGCCAGGGCCAAGTCCTCCTAG